The Solanum pennellii chromosome 11, SPENNV200 genome contains a region encoding:
- the LOC107004279 gene encoding putative phytosulfokines 6: MMKQNVYFVLLLLVSMIISSQASSRFLVNNLQVEKEAKLTNKSSDGDSIEKMRSTNLNRLMGLEEYSCEDENDQECIKRRVLEEAHLDYIYTQHHNHP; this comes from the exons atgatgaagcaAAATGTATATTTTGTGCTACTTCTTCTTGTTTCCATGATCATTTCTTCACAAGCATCTAGTCGTTTTTTAGTAAACAACTTGCAAG TGGAAAAGGAAgcaaaattaactaataaatcTAGTGATGGAGACTCAATTGAGAAGATGAGAAGTACtaatttaaat aGGTTGATGGGGTTAGAAGAATATTCATGTGAGGATGAAAATGATCAAGAATGCATTAAGAGAAGAGTTCTTGAAGAAGCTCACTTGGATTACATCTACACTCAACACCATAATCACCCTTAA